CCTCTCTTTTGGTCTCACACGATGTGTCAGACTTGTCACTTTCCTTGTGCTGATCATGTCCATCCGCTAAACGGTCCTCCACCGCgacatcctcctcctcctcatcaacTGTTTGAGGATCGATCTCATCTTCATCTTCCGTGCCTTTTCTCAATGACCCCTCCTCTTCGCTCTCACCCTCTTCTTCCTCGTCCTCCTCGTCGGACTTTCCTTTGGATGCCCAGCTGACCCGGTTCTCCTTCTTCAGGCGGCGTCGGGCGTTGGCGAACCATGTCGACACCTGCGTGAGGCTCATCTTGGTGACGATGGCAAGCATGATCTTCTCGCCTTTGGTGGGATAAGGGTTTTTCAGGTGCTCGCTGAGCCAGGCCTTCAAAGCGCTAGTGCTCTCCCTGGTGGCCACCTTGTTGACCCGACTCGGGTCATCAGCTGGCATGGGACGATAAGGAGTATAATAGGGCCCTCCACGCGCGAGGAGAGCTTGGTGATACGGTGATGCAGACTTGAGGTCATAAGAATTGCTCTGGAAGCAAGCAAGAGATTAGGTTTTAGAATATGAACTATGTTGCAATACAATAAAGACATTAATTCTACATAGTTGTTATacatatttcacatttttaatacacacaaaataacttttttctg
This region of Pseudorasbora parva isolate DD20220531a chromosome 6, ASM2467924v1, whole genome shotgun sequence genomic DNA includes:
- the irx7 gene encoding iroquois homeobox 7; protein product: MPASPTGFGNFFMDRNFNMPAGYQLLGCPPGMQQPPPHLVGMAGVPLPFSGIPGYSFIPYPHPGHIAHISNSYDLKSASPYHQALLARGGPYYTPYRPMPADDPSRVNKVATRESTSALKAWLSEHLKNPYPTKGEKIMLAIVTKMSLTQVSTWFANARRRLKKENRVSWASKGKSDEEDEEEEGESEEEGSLRKGTEDEDEIDPQTVDEEEEDVAVEDRLADGHDQHKESDKSDTSCETKREVCKQNVDVQKPKIWSLAETATSDIVKKPSDLKHLQSPDFGKWWAGWPSRDSYSPVNLSTHDLLKQTQ